In Nitrobacteraceae bacterium AZCC 1564, the following proteins share a genomic window:
- a CDS encoding membrane associated rhomboid family serine protease (product_source=COG0705; cath_funfam=1.20.1540.10; cog=COG0705; pfam=PF01694; superfamily=144091; transmembrane_helix_parts=Outside_1_77,TMhelix_78_100,Inside_101_112,TMhelix_113_135,Outside_136_139,TMhelix_140_162,Inside_163_194,TMhelix_195_217,Outside_218_221,TMhelix_222_241,Inside_242_268): MDSPEPSPEPTEPPREPILTIPGAMTLLLVIMVGIHALRAMLPLDVDEEVIWTFGFVPARYDTSVLAGQFPGGFGAQIWTFLTYAFLHADITHIAFNMLWMLPFGSAVARRFGPVRFFAFFAVTAIAGAVAHLLTHQHQVAPMIGASAAVSGAMAAAIRFAFQRGSFLSFGRDAATAAHVPALSLVQSLQSSRVLGFLAVWFGLNIVTGLGAIAIGAGAQSVAWQAHIGGFLAGLLLFSLFDPVPRAIVQDNRAGALPPAGGPGPDLR; encoded by the coding sequence TTGGATTCTCCAGAGCCATCTCCTGAACCGACTGAGCCGCCTCGCGAGCCGATCCTGACCATTCCTGGCGCGATGACGCTGTTACTTGTCATCATGGTGGGCATTCATGCCCTCCGCGCCATGTTGCCGCTGGACGTCGATGAGGAAGTGATCTGGACGTTCGGCTTCGTGCCCGCGCGGTACGACACGTCCGTGCTCGCCGGGCAATTTCCAGGTGGGTTTGGTGCACAAATCTGGACGTTCCTGACCTACGCATTCCTGCACGCTGACATCACCCATATTGCTTTCAATATGCTGTGGATGTTGCCGTTCGGCAGTGCGGTTGCCCGCCGCTTCGGGCCTGTAAGATTCTTCGCGTTCTTCGCCGTTACGGCCATCGCAGGTGCCGTGGCCCATCTCCTGACCCATCAGCACCAGGTTGCGCCCATGATAGGTGCATCGGCGGCGGTATCGGGAGCCATGGCGGCCGCGATCCGCTTCGCGTTTCAGCGCGGTAGCTTCCTGTCGTTCGGACGGGATGCCGCAACCGCAGCGCATGTGCCTGCGCTTTCGCTGGTGCAGTCGTTGCAGAGTTCGCGGGTGCTGGGCTTCCTCGCGGTCTGGTTTGGCCTCAACATCGTCACAGGTCTTGGGGCGATTGCCATCGGCGCAGGGGCGCAAAGCGTTGCATGGCAGGCGCACATCGGCGGATTTCTCGCAGGATTGTTGTTGTTCTCGCTGTTCGATCCAGTGCCGCGGGCGATTGTGCAGGACAATCGCGCGGGTGCGCTGCCTCCGGCTGGCGGACCAGGACCAGATTTACGCTGA
- a CDS encoding hypothetical protein (product_source=Hypo-rule applied), whose translation MTKLFSATCNFNSKFDLPPPALEKTGDIECEDLTTLRIFTKLMVNLTLTRQTLVHFPFRAWTLHPSSRTTTKGPRNA comes from the coding sequence ATGACCAAATTGTTTTCCGCCACCTGTAATTTCAACTCAAAGTTCGATTTGCCACCGCCAGCCCTGGAGAAGACCGGCGACATCGAGTGCGAGGACCTTACCACGCTCCGCATATTCACAAAGCTCATGGTAAATTTAACGTTAACGAGACAAACCCTTGTCCATTTCCCGTTTCGGGCATGGACGCTGCACCCCTCCTCCCGCACAACAACGAAGGGGCCGCGTAACGCCTGA
- a CDS encoding hypothetical protein (product_source=COG5388; cog=COG5388; pfam=PF07310): MKHPASREFFGYWDKQRAGDAAPERSDLAPEGIRHLLGDTFVVSYDGAAAYPFRVAGTRVCALFGRDLKSQSFTGLFSDESKPDIEDIVGIVAEETLATVAGVTARGSDGSVAHLELLLLPFSARSHTPISMSGMLVPFGPRELQAYGALKDLSLTSWRHIGQEPRGPRTLRKWSVARGLTVYEGFR, translated from the coding sequence ATGAAACATCCTGCGAGCCGTGAGTTCTTCGGCTATTGGGACAAGCAGCGTGCCGGCGATGCTGCGCCGGAACGGAGCGATCTTGCGCCAGAGGGAATCCGACACCTGTTGGGCGATACTTTCGTGGTGTCTTATGATGGTGCCGCGGCCTATCCATTCCGTGTAGCAGGAACGCGGGTGTGCGCCCTGTTCGGCCGGGACCTCAAGAGCCAGAGTTTTACTGGCCTGTTCAGCGACGAGAGCAAGCCAGACATCGAGGACATTGTCGGCATCGTCGCCGAAGAAACATTGGCGACGGTCGCGGGCGTCACTGCGCGTGGCTCCGATGGATCAGTTGCTCACCTGGAGCTGCTGCTGCTGCCGTTCAGTGCGCGCTCACACACGCCAATCAGCATGAGCGGAATGCTGGTGCCGTTCGGTCCACGCGAGTTGCAGGCCTACGGTGCTTTGAAGGACCTCAGTCTCACATCGTGGAGACATATCGGACAGGAACCGCGTGGACCGCGGACATTGCGCAAGTGGTCGGTGGCACGTGGCCTCACCGTTTATGAGGGCTTTCGATAG